The genomic window TGCCCCGTGTTCTCAATGGCCAGTACATCGCGCACATCCTCTACAATGCACAGCACGCTTCCATCCCGGTACGGATTTCCGCAAATCGCACAGATATCATCATCCGTAAGGTTATGACATACCTGGCAGTGCTTCAGATTTTCAGATAGCTTTTGAAGAATACCACTAAAATGAGAAATTTCAGCAGGCCGCTGTTTCACCAGGCTTAGTACCAGCCGGGTTGCAGTTTTTTTCCCGATTCCAGGTAACCGCATAAATTCATTTACTGCTTCTTCAATAAGCTTAGAAGGATATTGCATGTAATGTTTAGCCACTCTATGAAGGCTTCAAAGTTCCTAAAAAATGGCGGGAATGCAGGTATATAACAAGTAGGGGCAATTTTAAATTTAATTAAAACTTTTCTCATAAAGTTGACGGACGCCTTGCACTACTTCCGAATTACTAAGCCGGTAGAAAGACCCTGGCAGTTGAAGCATTCCCAAATTCTGAAAATGCTGATCGTCATGAAATCAAGTTTATCGAGAATCATGAAATTTTCTAAAACTTAAAACGCAAATCCATATTTAAACAGGAAATATTTATTACTCAATATGACACGAAAGTATTTCCTGCTGCTCTGCTCCTTTGTTTTTATTCTTTCAGGCTGTAATGAAATTAAAGAAGTTATCAAAAAAAGCAGTCCGCATGAAGTATATACCAAATCGCTGGTAAAAGCCGGGCTGGAGCAGACTGCACTGGGGCGGCAATGGCAGCAAACGGCCAGCGCAGCATTGAGCGATTCTCTGATCATTTCATTGCCCTATCAGGAAGAAGGATATTTTTTCGCGGATAAAGTCCAGGCTACAGGATTGCGATTTACCGGAAAGCGCGGCCAGAAAATGATCTTTAGTCTTGAAACCACTCCGCCAGCACATTTCAGGATTTTCATGGATCTGTTTATATTGAAGGAGGGGAAATCTCCTGAGCAGGTGGCTTTTCTGGGCGAAGATGAGTTCATGATGGAATTTACAGCCAAAAGCAATGCGGAGTATCTTCTCCGGATGCAGCCGGAATTATTAAAAGGTGGCCGCTACACTCTTACGATCCGTTTACAGCCTTCACTCGGTTTTCCTGTTGCCGAAAGCGATACACGGTCCATCCTCAGTTTTTGGGCTGATCCCCGTGATGGCGGAGCACGATCGCATGAGGGCGTGGATGTATTTGCACCGCGCGGAACCCCGGTAGTGGCCGTAAGTAACGGAATTATTACGCGCACCGGCACCAACCGGCTGGGTGGAAAGGTGGTGTGGCTCCGGGGCGAAGGTGCCAGTTATTATTACGCCCATCTGGATTCGCAAATGGTGGGAGCCGGAAAAAGAGTAAATACCGGGGATACGCTCGGCCTGGTTGGAAATACCGGAAACGCCCGCTACACGGCTCACCACCTGCATTTTGGGATTTACACATCAGGAGGTGCAATAGATCCGCTTCCCTTTATTGACAACCGCTTGCCACAACCTGCACCCCTCACTGCTGACATTTCTGCTCCAGGAAAGTTAATGAGGGTTACCGCAGCGCAAGCCAATCTCAGGAGAAGTCCGGAAAACTCCCGGCCTGTATTGGGTGGCGCAGAGCGAAATACACCGTTTACCGTACTTGCTGCCACAGAAGATTGGTTTCGAATACAGTTGCCTGACATGAAGCTGGCTTACTTCCATTCATCGCTGGCTGCACCTGCCGGGGAGCCTTTTTCTGATGTTCCGGCTCAAACCACGGATTCTTTATATGAAGCGCCTGCCCCTTCTGCCCTGCTCGTACAAATGGCCCGGTCAGCTTCTTTACCGGTGTATGGGCGCTACAATGAATTTTATCTGGTAAAAACTGAAACGGATAACTGGGCCTGGAAAAGAGAGTGAAAATCAGGATGCTCCTGCATAAAATCATTCCGCGCGGGTTCAGATTTTTCTGCATTCAAAGACAAATCCTATGAAAGTTTTCCCGTCCAATGATCGTTCAGAGCCTGGGTTTATACCTGGATCTGTCAAATATTTTCTGGTAATTTTTATCGGCAAATAATTCCTGAACTGTCACCGCATCATTATCGTCCATATAATTCCTGACTATTTGCCAACCAAGATATTCTCCGAGCCGTGGCGATGATTCCTGTGGTACACCTTCGGCAATCGTGAATGGCGCATCCCTCATGTATCTATCCTTAATGACTTGTTTGGTTATATAAAAAAGCTCTTCCTGTACAAAATGCTGGTACATTTCGCCCTCATTTTCCTGCGCCCATTCAAGCTGCTCACCCGTATATTCTATTTTAATAGTATCATCCATTTCAGGAGCCATCACGTCCAGCCAAAAAAGCATTTTTCCCTGATATATCATTTCGCTGAGTAATGTATTATCCACATATTCTGCCTCCGGGAACTTCATTGAATAATATGCCTTCAGCACCTGCGCATCAATATATTCCGGCCGGAATCGCCTCATCTGGTAATTGTAATAATCGCGGCTGGGATAAAATTTATAATCAGCGCCCAAAAACATATCAGGCGAAATAGCGATAAAAGCGCCCTCAAACGTTACGACCTGATAAGTCATTCCGGTAATGATCGTAAAAATTGCAGGCAGGGTATCCTTGGGATAATAATATTTAACATGCCGCATTCCTTCTTCAATCTCCTGTTCATACTGGTCAAATTTGCGGAACTGCGCCATCTGGTCATTATATAGTTCACGCATGTAGGGATCGTACACGAACTTCTTAAGATTTTCCACATAGCTCTCCTTTTCAACCGAACCTGCACGCAGCAAATGCTCAACGTAAAAACGGAACATTTCAGGATATTTTTCCTGAAGACTGACGATTTCCTTTTCAAAATTTTCTTCTGGAATATTAAAAAGCTCAACCTCAAAACGCTTCACCTCAATGGGGGCTTCAATATGGGACACGTCCACATCATACCTGCCGGAATCACAGGCATAGAAGAAAAAAATGAAAATAATTTGTGGAAGGAAAAGATGGTATTTTCGCCACGCAAAACCAATCATATCATCATCTGTTTAACACCATAAATCTGACAAACGGCAAAACTATGAAAAACCTTGTTGCCTTCCTGATACTCGCTTTCATTGCATTTAATTCGACCGCCCAGGAAAAATCAACACCTGA from Bacteroidia bacterium includes these protein-coding regions:
- a CDS encoding M23 family metallopeptidase, translating into MTRKYFLLLCSFVFILSGCNEIKEVIKKSSPHEVYTKSLVKAGLEQTALGRQWQQTASAALSDSLIISLPYQEEGYFFADKVQATGLRFTGKRGQKMIFSLETTPPAHFRIFMDLFILKEGKSPEQVAFLGEDEFMMEFTAKSNAEYLLRMQPELLKGGRYTLTIRLQPSLGFPVAESDTRSILSFWADPRDGGARSHEGVDVFAPRGTPVVAVSNGIITRTGTNRLGGKVVWLRGEGASYYYAHLDSQMVGAGKRVNTGDTLGLVGNTGNARYTAHHLHFGIYTSGGAIDPLPFIDNRLPQPAPLTADISAPGKLMRVTAAQANLRRSPENSRPVLGGAERNTPFTVLAATEDWFRIQLPDMKLAYFHSSLAAPAGEPFSDVPAQTTDSLYEAPAPSALLVQMARSASLPVYGRYNEFYLVKTETDNWAWKRE